ACCATTACCTCGCTTCAATTTTATAGTTTGTCTGATACACTATATTAAATATTCAGAATTTTATTATTATTAAAGTTGCGGTTTACATTTAGTACCATCTAAACTTGTACAAATACACAATTTTCCACCCCCGCTGTAAATCCATCGATATTGTGAATCTGAACTGTTAAAAACTAGACTCTCAGTACCCCAGCCTGCGCATCCTTTAATCACATTTTCTGCATTTCCAAATTCAATAATTGTTGGTTTTGTATAATTCATTCCATTCTACCTCCTGAGTTTTTATTATTTTATTATATATAAAGCCATTTTTGGCATCAGACACAAGTTAGTTATCTGCGTTAAGTATAGTTAAAAAATTTTCAATATCTTTTGGCGCCCCATTGTAAATCCTTTCATTATATATTAGAATTGGAGTACCTATAGCGCCTAACGAATCAAATTCATCTTTAATATTTTTTAATTCTTTATCTATTTTTTTACTATCAAAACTTTTATCAAATTCATCTATATCTAGATTCAACTGTGCTGCATAATGATAAAAGATGCTTTCATCAATATCCTTTAACCAATCTTCATTTGAAAATAAAATTTCTTGCATTGATGTATATGCTCCTTGATCATGGGCTGCTAAAGCTGCTTTTGCAGCATTTTTGCTATTATGTTTTGATGTTCCTAAATCCTTATAAGTAATACTAATAAATCCGCTCTCAATTAGTTTTGTTATTTCGTCATTTTCAGTCAACATATTGTGGAAATCTTTACAGGCTATACAATTATAATCAGAATATACAATTAATTTATTCTCCGCCATTTCCTTCCCATTTACAATGCCAACATCTGAATTCAATATATAATCATCTTTTATTAGGTCACCTTCACTATATACTTCAATAGTTGGATTAATAACACAATAATAGAAACCTGTTATAATTAGTAGGGATATACTAAGTACTAATGTTATTTTTTTTACCACATT
This genomic stretch from Lysinibacillus pakistanensis harbors:
- a CDS encoding DsbA family protein, producing the protein MVKKITLVLSISLLIITGFYYCVINPTIEVYSEGDLIKDDYILNSDVGIVNGKEMAENKLIVYSDYNCIACKDFHNMLTENDEITKLIESGFISITYKDLGTSKHNSKNAAKAALAAHDQGAYTSMQEILFSNEDWLKDIDESIFYHYAAQLNLDIDEFDKSFDSKKIDKELKNIKDEFDSLGAIGTPILIYNERIYNGAPKDIENFLTILNADN